In one window of Temnothorax longispinosus isolate EJ_2023e chromosome 9, Tlon_JGU_v1, whole genome shotgun sequence DNA:
- the LOC139818526 gene encoding uncharacterized protein, translating into MGGKWEAVVKSVKFHLRRTIGETLLTTEKLTTLLTQIEAILNSRPLEPLSDDPEDVSALTPGHFLIGGPLTTIPEPSLSDLATSRLSRWQLIQQRVQHFWAQWSAHYLQRQQAISKWHHPNNNITVGSIVLLTDERSPPCKWPLARVTALHPSKDGLTRVVTLKTATTTLTRPIAKLAILPISTG; encoded by the coding sequence ATGGGGGGCAAGTGGGAGGCGGTGGTAAAATCCGTGAAGTTTCATCTGAGACGGACTATCGGGGAGACTCTACTCACGACGGAAAAACTTACAACGTTGCTTACGCAAATCGAAGCCATTCTCAACTCGCGCCCTTTAGAACCGTTGAGTGACGACCCTGAAGACGTCTCAGCGCTCACACCAGGTCACTTTCTCATTGGAGGTCCACTCACTACCATACCCGAGCCATCTCTAAGTGACCTGGCCACCTCGCGACTATCTCGGTGGCAGCTCATCCAGCAGCGTGTTCAACATTTTTGGGCACAATGGTCGGCTCATTATCTGCAACGCCAGCAGGCGATATCCAAGTGGCATCATCCTAACAACAACATCACGGTGGGTTCCATCGTGCTGCTCACCGACGAACGCTCTCCACCGTGCAAATGGCCACTCGCCAGAGTAACAGCTTTGCACCCCAGCAAGGATGGACTCACCAGGGTGGTTACCCTCAAGACGGCCACCACGACACTCACCCGGCCAATTGCCAAGCTTGCCATATTACCCATTTCAACAGGATAA
- the LOC139818525 gene encoding uncharacterized protein, with amino-acid sequence MAAIVYITVHGSNGATISLVCSKTKVAPLKRLTIPRLELTAALLLSRLMQYVQATLKLNVTATHLWTDSVVILTWIKSHASRWKDFVRNRVAQIQDLTADAHWRYVPGTSNPADCASRGLTTAQLQSHLLWWTGPPWIFTPEAWPSQPALPDELSGHEARPGIALYAAASQPNYH; translated from the coding sequence ATGGCTGCAATCGTATATATCACCGTCCACGGCTCTAATGGCGCCACGATTTCATTGGTGTGCTCCAAAACGAAGGTAGCACCGCTCAAACGGCTCACCATCCCGAGACTTGAACTCACCGCAGCATTGCTGCTCTCAAGACTCATGCAATACGTTCAAGCCACCTTGAAGTTGAACGTTACAGCAACTCACCTGTGGACGGACTCTGTTGTGATACTCACGTGGATCAAATCTCATGCATCGCGCTGGAAGGATTTTGTAAGAAACCGAGTTGCTCAGATCCAGGATCTCACTGCAGACGCTCACTGGAGATACGTACCTGGCACATCCAACCCAGCCGACTGCGCATCACGAGGTCTAACTACTGCTCAACTTCAAAGCCACTTATTATGGTGGACGGGACCACCGTGGATTTTCACACCTGAAGCATGGCCATCTCAACCCGCGCTTCCGGACGAGTTGAGCGGTCATGAGGCTCGTCCTGGCATTGCTCTATATGCAGCTGCATCTCAGCCGAACTATCATTGA
- the LOC139818524 gene encoding uncharacterized protein encodes MTEPAKAGTSSTETTTPLLEVPPARTSERQASPVRLSTELILKVQNLPLFQNLSFASSTLLVIVPSFSSLELVAERRRKLEELHCLTPSLALTQKCVKFFRALCGIDAKALANILPSFNAAPLEWPHLTKLTLADPDFLTPRPVDIIIGAVSYGQIIKPNIIKRDTLMPIAQLSIFGWLVLGPVDISSPASAAVHHASIQEREDALDELLSKFWTQEEVPASTNHDLTPDEKRWRYTVRIPLKLSPNTLSDSYLTAHRCLQSLLRRLSRDDNYRRLYHQFMTEYRELNHMKKASPASSQHTQYYLPHHGVLKPDSATTKLRVVFNGSSASTSGRSLNDLMHTGAKLHLDITDGLLWIRQVRHLVATDITKMYRQINVHENDWDIQRILWIDDQLNEVPHYLTTVTYETNAAPFLSVQTLL; translated from the exons ATGACGGAACCCGCAAAGGCGGGTACGAGCAGTACGGAGACCACGACGCCGCTGCTCGAGGTACCACCGGCTCGCACATCGGAACGCCAAGCCTCACCCGTGCGCTTGTCCACGGAGCTCATCCTCAAG GTTCAGAACTTACCTTTGTTTCAGAATCTCTCGTTCGCCAGCTCAACATTACTCGTCATCGTTCCGTCATTCTCATCACTGGAATTGGTGGCGGAAAGGCGACGCAAACTCGAGGAGTTGCATTGCTTAACCCCTTCGTTGGCATTGACGCAAAAGTGCGTCAAATTTTTCCGTGCCCTGTGTGGCATTGACGCAAAA GCGTTAGCGAACATCCTGCCATCATTCAACGCTGCACCCCTGGAATGGCCGCATCTCACCAAGTTAACCTTGGCTGATCCAGATTTTCTCACACCACGGCCAGTGGACATCATCATTGGAGCTGTCTCATATGGGCAGATCATCAAGCCCAACATCATCAAACGAGATACATTGATGCCAATCGCGCAGCTCTCAATTTTCGGATGGCTCGTTCTCGGACCTGTCGACATATCATCACCGGCATCTGCTGCAGTGCATCATGCATCAATTCAGGAGAGAGAAGATGCTCTCGACGAGTTATTGTCGAAATTTTGGACACAAGAAGAAGTGCCTGCAAGTACCAATCATGATCTCACTCCTGACGAAAAAAGGT GGCGATACACGGTCCGAATTCCATTAAAATTATCACCTAATACTCTTAGCGATTCGTATCTCACTGCGCATCGATGTTTGCAAAGTTTACTAAGAAGACTCTCCCGAGATGACAACTATCGACGTTTGTATCATCAGTTTATGACAGAATATCGAGAGCTCAATCACATGAAGAAGGCTTCACCCGCTTCCAGTCAGCATACACAATATTACTTGCCACATCATGGAGTGCTCAAACCAGACAGTGCAACCACTAAATTACGTGTGGTATTTAATGGCTCGAGTGCATCTACATCTGGCCGCTCACTTAATGATCTCATGCACACAGGAGCCAAGCTGCATTTAGACATCACCGATGGTTTGCTCTGGATTCGACAAGTTCGGCATTTAGTTGCCACTGACATCACCAAAATGTACAGGCAAATCAACGTGCATGAAAATGACTGGGACATACAACGGATTCTCTGGATAGACGACCAGCTCAATGAAGTGCCACATTATCTCACAACGGTCACCTATGAGACCAACGCTGCCCCGTTCTTATCAGTACAAACACTGCTGTAA
- the LOC139818523 gene encoding uncharacterized protein: MHYDLIYRKQQSAALATYADSDWAGSKNRKSTTGFLLEVFGNNVSWTTWKQTTVALSSTEAEYVALASAAAELIWLKNLRNDLLITCETPVTLYEDNQSSIHLLNKWEHR, translated from the coding sequence ATGCATTACGATCTCATATATCGCAAACAACAGTCCGCTGCACTCGCCACATACGCTGATTCCGACTGGGCTGGATCCAAGAACAGAAAGTCCACCACCGGTTTCCTACTGGAAGTTTTTGGAAACAACGTGTCGTGGACGACATGGAAACAGACGACAGTAGCACTCTCTTCTACGGAAGCTGAGTATGTTGCACTTGCCAGTGCAGCAGCGGAATTGATCTGGCTCAAAAACCTACGCAATGACCTACTTATCACCTGTGAAACTCCGGTAACACTCTATGAAGATAACCAGTCAAGTATTCACCTACTGAATAAATGGGAACACCGATGA